The Anastrepha ludens isolate Willacy chromosome 2, idAnaLude1.1, whole genome shotgun sequence DNA window CTTGGCTTACGAGACTATAAAATACGGTTCGTGAGGGAATTGAAACCAAATTACTATCGTgtgcgtcgcatttttgctgattggtaCAAATCTTGGCTTACGAGACTATAAAATACGGCTGGTGAGGGAATTGAAACCAAATTACTATCGTGTGCGTCgcgtttttgctgattgggcttatttagatttatttgaaaagtagtcaaaaactgCAGCAATTTCCGATATGTCGGGTGGTGCAGTTTTGATTCTAGCATTCATTTCTCTCGTTCTACTGGAGAATGAATATTTATCTAAAGTTGGGTCTAAAATGTAGTTAAGCACGGCTGAGAAATGATCTTTCCAACGACGTGGCTGATTAAGAGATTTCCGTTTAGGTCTCGCTCAAACTTTTGTTTACCATTTTCTTTGTGATCTTGAATAATGCTTGCTTGATACTGGCAGCCAATTGCGCAGTTAAATTAGCTATTTCTTCTCcttatcttttcttcatatcgttaataataattaaacaatatatatatatatgctataTATGAACGGGTAGAATAATTTTGTGGATTCATTGCTAATtattgcatatgtgaacgtacttttaataAGATCCAATAGAAAACAAGGTTGTGTCTTtcgaattcgctgtgtcgtcagAGCCCTTGAATAAGCAAACAAAGGGAAGAGGAATTGCCAAAATTGCAACGCGAAttgagtaaaatttaaattgagtaaatttaaatattcacagccaagtaatttctcttcctttagtttatttattttatttcaaactatttttgGATATATTAATGTAAAGCAGGATATATTAACTTTATTGTACCGgtacagttttaaataattcattctCATGGCTTCAAAAAGCTCTAAATCTAATGTTTAAAGCAGGAAGTTGGCAACTATGACGGGAACTCAGATTTTGTTTacgttttagaaatttttcttaactaaTTTATAGTCTTTGTTTctaaattatttagtttttctaaaTAGTTGATTTACCTCATTCCATAATTGAAATGGAGACTGCAATTTTCGATTTAGAGAGAGGACGTACAAGTGGCGATGGTATGGAAGAAGAAAACGCCAGCTTGGCAAAAGTGGAACAGAAGAGTAAAAGTGGGAATGATGTACATCGTCCCGTTGTGCGTCGCACAACGAGTACCAACATACAAGAAAATATTCATAGAAAGGCCTCAACAAGTGGCACAAATAACATATTGCCAATACCAGGATTGAACTCGCTGTATCGTAGACCTGAGGCAGTAACACGTAATCTTGCACCTGTCGTACCTAAAGGGGAACTTGTTCTAATGACACCACGATTAGTTAAGGGAGCGATTCCTATACacgaacataaaaaaaataagcccCCAATATTTGTTCCATACGAACCCTACACAGGTGCTACAAACTTAATGACGCCAACAAACAGCTCCAACTGCTTAGTTCCgaaagaacagaaaaaaaacaaaaacaatttagatATTGGTGTGCTTGTTAACCAAATGTCTACAATGCGTACACAGGAATTAGATGATAAAAGCTacaaggaagaaaaaaatggcGATGCCATTGatgcaaaatttgaaaagttaagAGAAGAGCTTCGAAAAACTAAGGAGGAGCGTGATTATTATCAGGGGCAATTCAGATTTCAGACACAAGTAAACTCTGAATTAAAGAACTTATTGGTAGCATCTGTAGGTGAAGATATGCAAACGCATGTCAACGTGCTCACCGAAGATAAACTTCAGTTAGCTCGTGCTCTTTTGGACACcgcaaaaaatttaagtacGCACACGGTAAATATCCATGCAAAtgtattatttgaattaaaatgaataaCCACTTGGTTTTCCCAATTAGGAGCAAATCGAATTTCTTGCAGGCCAGTGTGAAGTATGGCGGTCAAAGTTTCTTGCAAGTAGCGTCATGGTAGAAGAATTGGCGCGCTGGAAAGCTGATCTCACTCACAAAAACCAATTGCTTGATGAAGCTACCAAACGTTTGCTTCACGCCACACATCAGATTCGCGAAATACAGTTGGAGATCCTCCGAAACTTGAAGTTTATAGCAAAGATACGTTACTTAAACCTTCCAGCAACTGACGTAATTTGTCTTAGcgctgaaaatttaaatattcta harbors:
- the LOC128856098 gene encoding uncharacterized protein LOC128856098 codes for the protein METAIFDLERGRTSGDGMEEENASLAKVEQKSKSGNDVHRPVVRRTTSTNIQENIHRKASTSGTNNILPIPGLNSLYRRPEAVTRNLAPVVPKGELVLMTPRLVKGAIPIHEHKKNKPPIFVPYEPYTGATNLMTPTNSSNCLVPKEQKKNKNNLDIGVLVNQMSTMRTQELDDKSYKEEKNGDAIDAKFEKLREELRKTKEERDYYQGQFRFQTQVNSELKNLLVASVGEDMQTHVNVLTEDKLQLARALLDTAKNLSTHTEQIEFLAGQCEVWRSKFLASSVMVEELARWKADLTHKNQLLDEATKRLLHATHQIREIQLEILRNLKFIAKIRYLNLPATDVICLSAENLNILQQMVLHSGVGIPESGLDILSASKNPLCDAEKYAVQALEFISQPLMATDDAIKALFGQAQRPYRQLVSQDSDKSET